One window of the Methylovirgula sp. HY1 genome contains the following:
- the glcE gene encoding glycolate oxidase subunit GlcE, which produces MREILSPSSETETAEAVREARAARRPIIIEGGGTRAGLGRPVAADRVLSTRGLTGITLYEPAEMVISARAGTPLAEIEKTLASGKQRLAFEPMDHRALFGTDGAPTIGGVAACNISGPRRIHAGAARDHLIGIRLVNGFGEVVKSGGRVMKNVTGLDLVKLGCGAHGTLGVLTEVTFKVLPEPETESTLALHGLDDSKAIAALSAGLTSPFQVTGAAHLPAGIAAPEAEALTLLRIEGSPVSVDYRANALSKLLASFGAVEVLAAARATQLWHTVSDVLPLAEPREAAIWRLSVAPSRGPDVVAALRRKLAARCFYDWGGGLIWLAVAAEGDAGAGAVREALAQADGGEGGHATLIRAADDIRGRINVFQPLAAPLMQISQGIKASFDPDHIVNPGRMYAGI; this is translated from the coding sequence ATGCGTGAAATCCTGTCTCCTTCAAGCGAAACCGAAACGGCCGAGGCCGTTCGCGAGGCGCGCGCCGCGCGCCGTCCAATCATCATCGAAGGCGGCGGCACGCGCGCGGGTCTCGGGCGGCCGGTCGCCGCCGATCGCGTGCTCTCGACACGCGGGCTCACCGGCATCACGCTTTACGAGCCGGCCGAAATGGTGATCTCCGCGCGCGCCGGCACACCGCTCGCCGAAATCGAGAAGACGCTTGCCTCCGGCAAGCAGCGGCTGGCTTTCGAGCCGATGGATCATCGGGCTTTGTTCGGCACTGATGGCGCGCCGACGATCGGCGGCGTCGCCGCCTGCAATATTTCCGGGCCGCGGCGCATTCACGCCGGCGCCGCGCGCGATCATTTGATCGGCATAAGGCTGGTCAATGGCTTCGGCGAGGTCGTCAAATCCGGCGGCAGGGTGATGAAAAATGTCACCGGTCTCGATCTCGTGAAGCTCGGCTGCGGCGCGCATGGGACGCTCGGCGTCCTCACTGAAGTGACCTTCAAAGTTCTGCCGGAGCCCGAGACGGAATCGACCCTCGCCTTGCATGGTCTCGATGACAGCAAGGCGATTGCCGCGCTTTCCGCCGGTCTCACATCGCCGTTTCAAGTTACTGGCGCGGCGCATCTGCCGGCCGGCATCGCCGCGCCGGAGGCCGAGGCGCTGACGCTGCTGCGGATCGAAGGTTCGCCGGTTTCGGTCGATTATCGCGCCAATGCGCTCAGTAAATTGCTGGCGTCTTTTGGCGCTGTCGAGGTCCTCGCCGCCGCGCGTGCGACCCAACTTTGGCATACGGTCAGCGATGTTCTGCCGCTCGCCGAGCCGCGTGAGGCGGCAATTTGGCGTCTCTCTGTCGCGCCGAGCCGCGGCCCCGATGTCGTCGCCGCGCTGAGGCGTAAGCTTGCGGCACGGTGTTTCTATGATTGGGGTGGCGGCCTCATCTGGCTCGCTGTCGCAGCCGAAGGCGATGCCGGCGCCGGGGCCGTGCGCGAAGCCTTGGCGCAAGCCGACGGCGGCGAGGGCGGACATGCGACCTTGATCCGAGCCGCAGACGACATACGTGGGCGCATCAATGTCTTTCAGCCGCTCGCGGCGCCGTTGATGCAGATCAGCCAAGGCATCAAGGCGAGCTTCGATCCCGACCATATCGTCAATCCCGGCCGCATGTATGCGGGAATTTGA
- a CDS encoding heterodisulfide reductase-related iron-sulfur binding cluster, which yields MQTSFADELLADSHMASSEKILRSCVHCGFCTATCPTYLLEGDELDSPRGRIYLIKDMLETNRPAPAEVVKHIDRCLSCLSCMTTCPSGVHYMHLVDHARSYVEKTYRRPFADRAMRTLLAKVLPYPGRFRLAVNGAAFLRPLTARLVALLPQRDCAPLPSFFDRLAAMLALAPARVATARESVTQETYPAQGPRRGRVALLAGCAQPVLNSAINAAAIRLLTRLGIEVVLPKEEGCCGAIVLHMGRDAEALAFARKNVDVWTAEMDGQGLDAVLITASGCGTTIKDYGFLLREDDVYAEKAARVSSLAKDITEYLTTLDLPAAAPKELTVAYHSACSLQHGQKITDLPKRLLQKAGFVLRDVPEGHICCGSAGTYNLLQPFFARRLRSRKVTNIERLKPDVVACGNIGCMMQIASGTKLPVVHTVELIDWAMGGPKPEAIAAASR from the coding sequence ATGCAGACATCCTTCGCCGACGAGCTGCTTGCCGACAGCCATATGGCGAGTTCGGAAAAAATCCTGCGGAGCTGCGTCCATTGCGGCTTCTGCACCGCGACCTGCCCGACCTATCTCCTCGAAGGCGATGAACTCGATTCTCCGCGCGGAAGAATCTATCTCATCAAGGATATGCTGGAGACCAATCGTCCGGCGCCGGCGGAAGTGGTCAAACATATCGACCGCTGCCTGTCCTGCCTGTCTTGCATGACGACCTGTCCTTCGGGCGTGCATTACATGCATCTCGTCGATCATGCGCGCAGCTATGTCGAGAAGACCTATCGGCGTCCTTTCGCCGATCGGGCGATGCGCACGCTGCTCGCCAAAGTTTTGCCTTATCCGGGGCGGTTTCGGCTGGCGGTCAACGGGGCAGCATTCCTGCGGCCGCTCACGGCCCGATTGGTTGCGCTTCTGCCGCAAAGAGATTGCGCGCCGCTGCCGTCTTTCTTCGACCGGCTTGCCGCCATGCTCGCCTTGGCACCCGCGCGGGTTGCCACTGCGCGGGAGAGTGTCACGCAAGAGACCTATCCGGCGCAGGGTCCGCGCCGTGGCCGTGTCGCGCTCTTGGCCGGCTGCGCGCAGCCGGTTTTGAATTCCGCCATCAATGCCGCCGCGATCCGGCTTTTGACGCGCTTAGGCATCGAAGTCGTCTTGCCGAAAGAGGAGGGCTGCTGCGGCGCCATCGTTTTGCATATGGGCCGCGATGCGGAGGCGCTCGCTTTCGCGCGGAAAAATGTCGATGTCTGGACCGCGGAGATGGACGGCCAAGGCCTCGATGCCGTCCTCATCACCGCATCCGGCTGCGGCACGACGATCAAGGATTACGGCTTCCTCTTGCGCGAGGACGATGTCTATGCCGAAAAGGCCGCGCGCGTTTCGAGTCTCGCGAAAGACATCACCGAATATCTCACGACGCTCGATCTGCCGGCGGCGGCGCCCAAGGAGCTGACAGTCGCCTATCACTCGGCCTGCTCGCTGCAGCATGGGCAGAAGATCACCGATCTGCCGAAGCGCCTGCTGCAAAAGGCGGGCTTTGTCCTGCGCGACGTGCCGGAGGGGCATATTTGCTGCGGCTCGGCCGGCACATACAATCTCTTGCAGCCGTTCTTTGCGCGAAGGCTGCGGAGCCGCAAAGTCACCAATATCGAACGGTTGAAGCCCGATGTCGTCGCTTGCGGCAATATCGGCTGCATGATGCAGATTGCGAGCGGCACCAAGCTGCCGGTCGTGCATACGGTCGAACTGATCGATTGGGCGATGGGCGGCCCGAAGCCGGAAGCGATCGCGGCCGCCTCGCGCTGA
- a CDS encoding LutB/LldF family L-lactate oxidation iron-sulfur protein codes for MSASPTSAQFAQNAHLAFEDVQLQKALHFVREGFVTNRADAAARLPEFEALRDSARDIKAHTLGFLDLYLEAYEKKVTEAGGMVHWARTAEEANKIILDICKSHGAKSVTKGKSMVAEEIGLNDALAAQGITPVETDLGEYIIQLRHEMPSHIIAPAVHLTQDQIEADFRRIHDTLPAGRDLAEPTALLAEARGILREKFLAADVGITGANFLVAETGTSIIVTNEGNGDLTQTLPPVHIVVASIEKIVPTLEDVSQLLRVLARSATGQDMSVYTTLSTGPRRPDDPDGPREYHVVILDNGRSSMLGTDFAEMLRCIRCGACLNHCPVYQAVGGHAYGWVYPGPMGAVLTPGLIGIDKSAPLPNASTFCGACESVCPVRIPLPKLMRHWRERQTARGFISSTQRLGLGLWGFFAKHPSLYRPATRLAMQALAWFGRSEGRFAHLPMAEGWTASRDFPAPQGDTFQAQWRKHMKASAGVSSRPMASAAAVDGVQQTPEAATSKEPE; via the coding sequence GTGAGTGCTTCCCCGACCTCTGCGCAATTCGCACAAAATGCGCATCTGGCCTTCGAAGATGTGCAATTGCAGAAGGCCCTGCACTTCGTCCGCGAAGGCTTTGTCACCAATCGCGCGGACGCGGCAGCCCGCCTGCCCGAATTCGAGGCGCTGCGCGACAGTGCCCGCGATATCAAGGCGCATACGCTCGGCTTTCTCGATCTCTATCTCGAAGCCTATGAGAAGAAGGTTACGGAAGCAGGCGGTATGGTCCATTGGGCCCGCACCGCCGAAGAAGCCAACAAGATCATCCTCGACATCTGTAAGAGCCATGGTGCCAAAAGCGTCACCAAAGGCAAATCCATGGTGGCCGAGGAAATTGGCCTCAATGACGCACTCGCCGCGCAAGGCATCACGCCGGTCGAAACCGATCTCGGCGAATATATCATCCAGCTCCGGCATGAGATGCCCTCGCACATCATCGCGCCGGCCGTGCATCTCACGCAGGATCAGATCGAGGCCGATTTCCGCCGCATCCATGACACGCTGCCCGCCGGGCGCGATCTCGCGGAACCGACGGCGCTGCTGGCCGAAGCGCGCGGCATCCTGCGCGAAAAATTTCTTGCGGCGGATGTCGGCATCACCGGCGCGAATTTTCTCGTCGCCGAGACCGGAACCTCGATCATCGTCACCAATGAAGGCAATGGCGATCTCACCCAAACTTTGCCGCCGGTGCATATCGTCGTCGCCTCGATCGAGAAGATCGTCCCGACGCTCGAAGACGTGTCGCAGCTTTTGCGCGTGCTCGCGCGTTCGGCGACGGGGCAGGACATGTCGGTCTATACAACGCTCTCGACCGGCCCGCGCCGGCCCGACGATCCCGATGGGCCGCGGGAATATCATGTCGTCATCCTCGACAATGGCCGCTCGTCCATGCTCGGCACCGATTTCGCCGAAATGCTGCGCTGTATCCGCTGCGGCGCCTGCCTCAACCATTGTCCGGTCTATCAGGCCGTCGGCGGCCATGCCTATGGCTGGGTTTATCCCGGCCCGATGGGCGCGGTGCTGACGCCTGGCCTCATCGGAATCGACAAAAGCGCGCCTTTGCCCAATGCCTCGACCTTTTGCGGCGCCTGCGAAAGCGTCTGTCCGGTCCGCATTCCGCTGCCGAAACTGATGCGGCATTGGCGCGAGCGCCAGACCGCGCGCGGATTCATCTCGTCGACGCAACGTCTCGGCCTCGGATTGTGGGGCTTTTTCGCCAAGCACCCGAGCCTCTACCGGCCGGCAACGCGCCTCGCAATGCAAGCGCTTGCCTGGTTCGGCCGCAGCGAAGGCCGTTTCGCGCATCTGCCCATGGCGGAAGGTTGGACGGCGAGCCGTGATTTTCCGGCACCGCAAGGCGACACGTTTCAGGCCCAGTGGCGCAAGCACATGAAGGCCAGCGCCGGTGTTTCTTCGAGACCGATGGCGTCGGCCGCAGCCGTGGACGGCGTGCAACAGACTCCAGAAGCCGCAACATCAAAGGAGCCGGAATGA
- a CDS encoding lysozyme inhibitor LprI family protein, with translation MNPYPPKHRLPVFTLVSALAFIGPAHAASPSFDCAKAATPIEKLICKEPQLADLDARLETTIRDKLAQDPAARATLLADERHWLQSRDHACSVQAAAAQTQPAIACLTAAYQSRIAVLNTPPTANLCEKIVASYKALLSGDPEAPFHKGVYGQSPLTTLAGNAANGVSLAPHDAVLGQDPQLGLEAWAAQQKPPIVLTAAIQSKLASHNIIDRLSGTNIYAASTIDGTADCYDSVAFEVKGASAELTQGPGNWNDENGAGCGVTRSFGKVDATPAAFQESYDYTPALTSSLSVSGWSGDRFGPVCTIDFHFAPRFAAQGTFNAWDQSCKARDCAALRQAALGLVETIQADPRGAEQNLDAKLTPAQRSAFQTMKAAAHIKTSQKIPADPAQLTDKSPLLLPLVVGDHLYLARAGHFTIGWRGFSDWSVKIDQRGRRQIAAFAIGMTKGKLVKADVK, from the coding sequence ATGAACCCTTATCCCCCCAAGCACAGGCTGCCGGTCTTCACTCTGGTATCGGCGCTCGCCTTCATTGGCCCCGCGCATGCCGCCAGTCCGAGCTTTGATTGCGCCAAAGCCGCCACGCCGATCGAAAAGCTGATCTGCAAGGAACCGCAGCTCGCCGATCTCGACGCGCGGCTGGAGACGACGATCAGAGACAAGCTGGCGCAAGATCCGGCAGCGCGCGCCACGCTTCTTGCTGACGAGCGACACTGGCTGCAGAGCCGCGATCATGCCTGTTCGGTCCAGGCTGCCGCGGCCCAAACCCAGCCCGCCATCGCCTGTTTGACCGCAGCCTATCAAAGCCGGATCGCGGTCCTCAACACGCCGCCGACCGCCAATCTCTGCGAAAAAATCGTTGCAAGCTATAAAGCACTCCTCTCAGGCGATCCCGAAGCGCCGTTTCACAAAGGCGTCTATGGCCAGAGCCCGTTGACGACGCTGGCCGGCAATGCCGCAAACGGCGTCAGCCTCGCGCCGCATGACGCGGTACTTGGTCAAGACCCGCAACTTGGGCTTGAGGCCTGGGCGGCCCAGCAGAAACCGCCGATCGTCCTGACTGCGGCGATCCAAAGCAAGCTCGCCTCCCATAATATTATCGACCGCCTTTCAGGAACGAACATCTATGCCGCGAGTACCATAGACGGGACGGCGGATTGCTACGATAGCGTCGCTTTCGAGGTGAAGGGCGCAAGCGCCGAATTGACGCAAGGTCCCGGCAATTGGAACGATGAAAACGGCGCCGGCTGCGGCGTCACCCGCAGTTTCGGCAAGGTCGACGCAACGCCCGCCGCTTTTCAAGAGAGCTATGATTATACGCCGGCGCTCACATCGAGCCTATCGGTGAGCGGCTGGAGCGGCGATCGGTTTGGTCCCGTCTGCACCATCGACTTTCACTTCGCGCCGCGCTTCGCCGCGCAAGGCACCTTCAACGCCTGGGACCAAAGCTGCAAGGCGCGCGATTGCGCTGCTTTGCGCCAAGCCGCGCTCGGCCTCGTCGAGACGATCCAGGCCGATCCGCGCGGCGCGGAACAAAATCTCGATGCGAAACTGACTCCTGCGCAGCGCAGCGCCTTCCAAACAATGAAAGCCGCGGCGCATATCAAAACATCGCAAAAAATCCCTGCCGACCCGGCGCAGCTCACGGACAAAAGCCCGCTCCTCTTGCCCCTCGTCGTCGGCGATCATCTCTATCTCGCGCGTGCCGGCCATTTCACCATCGGCTGGCGCGGCTTTTCCGATTGGAGCGTCAAGATCGACCAGCGCGGCCGCCGCCAGATCGCGGCCTTTGCCATCGGCATGACGAAGGGCAAGCTCGTGAAGGCGGATGTGAAATAG
- a CDS encoding lactate utilization protein: MSARAEIFANIRRALEVTGQEAPRHRCVEDRLEHAPKGVVPIRGQGDTTARVALFRDEAERVSASIVEVDSGMAVPTSIATYLRDRNLPAKIRLGSDPYLAAMPWASTGLEVENGRAIASDLVCVSHAFGAVAETGSLVLTSGQDNPTTLNFLPDTHIVVVQAQDVVSDFERIWQKLRAAYGKALMPRTVNFITGPSRSADIGHKLLLGAHGPRTLHIIIAIGES, encoded by the coding sequence ATGAGCGCCCGCGCGGAAATTTTCGCCAATATCCGGCGTGCGCTCGAAGTCACGGGCCAGGAAGCGCCGCGCCACCGTTGCGTCGAGGACCGGCTCGAACATGCGCCCAAAGGCGTCGTTCCGATCCGCGGCCAAGGCGATACGACGGCACGCGTCGCCCTCTTTCGCGATGAGGCCGAGCGCGTCTCGGCCAGCATCGTCGAAGTCGATTCAGGCATGGCTGTCCCGACTTCAATCGCGACCTATTTGCGCGACCGCAATCTGCCGGCAAAAATCCGTTTGGGCAGCGATCCCTATCTTGCCGCCATGCCCTGGGCGTCGACAGGGCTCGAAGTCGAAAATGGCCGCGCGATAGCGAGTGATCTCGTCTGCGTCAGCCACGCCTTCGGCGCGGTCGCCGAGACGGGCAGCCTCGTGCTCACATCAGGACAAGACAATCCGACCACGCTCAACTTTTTACCGGACACCCATATCGTCGTTGTTCAAGCGCAAGACGTCGTCTCGGATTTCGAGCGCATCTGGCAAAAGCTGCGCGCAGCCTATGGCAAGGCGCTGATGCCGCGAACGGTGAATTTCATCACCGGCCCCTCGCGCTCCGCCGACATCGGCCACAAACTGCTGCTCGGCGCGCATGGGCCACGCACGCTGCATATCATCATCGCGATCGGCGAGAGCTGA
- a CDS encoding FAD-linked oxidase C-terminal domain-containing protein, with protein MSGIVFPTPDEAILARRAEIIAGLAALVPAECLVTSTDERRAFETDGLMSYRRLPLAVVLPRSTEEVAAVMRYLHHAGVKVVARGAGTSLAGGAIPLEDSVVVGVGKMRRILDVDYADRTIKVETGCTNLSITDTVAPDGFFYAPDPSSQLACTIAGNIGMNSGGAHCLKYGVTTNNVLGVRMVLVDGTVVDVGGAHLDAAGLDLLGIIVGSEGQLGIVTEATLRILRSPESARPVLFGFPTSEEAGACVAAIIGAGILPVAIEFMDKPAIEICEAFAHAGYPLDAGALLIIEVEGSAAEIDAELLRIIEIAKAHGVTTVKESKSAMETAAIWKGRKSAFGATGRIADYICMDGVIPTGQLPYVLHRLQEIVASYGLRVANVFHAGDGNLHPLILFNCNDPEEQRKAEAAGDDILKLCVEVGGCLTGEHGVGIEKRELMNVQFNAEDLGQQMRVRAVFDEGWLLNRGKVFPLAAYKAA; from the coding sequence ATGAGCGGCATTGTCTTTCCCACGCCGGATGAAGCCATCCTCGCCCGCCGCGCGGAGATTATCGCCGGCCTCGCCGCGCTTGTGCCGGCGGAATGTCTCGTCACAAGCACGGACGAGCGTCGCGCTTTCGAGACCGATGGGCTGATGTCCTATCGCCGGCTGCCGCTCGCTGTCGTTTTGCCGCGCTCGACCGAGGAAGTTGCCGCAGTGATGCGCTATCTCCATCACGCCGGTGTGAAGGTCGTCGCACGCGGCGCCGGCACTTCGTTGGCCGGCGGCGCCATTCCGCTAGAGGACTCCGTTGTCGTCGGCGTCGGCAAGATGCGTCGTATCCTCGATGTCGATTATGCCGATCGCACAATCAAGGTCGAGACCGGCTGCACCAATCTCTCGATCACCGACACCGTGGCGCCGGACGGCTTCTTTTATGCGCCGGACCCGTCCTCGCAGCTCGCTTGCACCATCGCCGGGAACATTGGAATGAATTCCGGCGGCGCCCATTGTCTCAAATATGGTGTCACCACCAATAATGTTTTGGGTGTCCGCATGGTCCTCGTCGACGGCACGGTCGTCGATGTCGGCGGCGCGCATCTCGATGCCGCGGGTCTCGATTTGCTGGGCATTATTGTGGGTTCGGAAGGGCAGCTCGGCATCGTTACCGAAGCGACCTTGCGCATTCTGCGATCGCCGGAAAGCGCGCGGCCGGTGCTCTTCGGCTTTCCGACCAGCGAGGAGGCGGGCGCCTGCGTCGCCGCCATCATCGGGGCCGGCATTTTGCCTGTCGCGATTGAATTCATGGACAAGCCGGCGATCGAGATTTGCGAAGCCTTTGCCCATGCCGGTTATCCGCTCGATGCGGGCGCGCTGCTCATCATCGAAGTCGAAGGCTCGGCGGCCGAGATCGATGCCGAACTTCTGCGGATCATCGAGATCGCCAAAGCGCATGGGGTAACGACGGTCAAGGAATCGAAATCGGCGATGGAAACGGCAGCGATCTGGAAGGGTCGCAAATCGGCTTTCGGCGCCACCGGCCGCATTGCCGATTATATCTGCATGGACGGCGTGATTCCGACGGGGCAATTGCCCTATGTCCTGCATCGGCTGCAGGAGATCGTGGCCTCCTATGGTCTGCGCGTCGCCAATGTGTTTCATGCCGGCGACGGCAATCTGCATCCTTTGATCCTCTTTAATTGCAACGATCCCGAGGAGCAGCGGAAGGCCGAGGCGGCGGGCGACGATATTTTGAAGCTCTGCGTCGAGGTCGGCGGCTGCCTCACCGGCGAACATGGCGTCGGCATCGAGAAGCGCGAGCTGATGAACGTCCAGTTCAACGCCGAGGATCTCGGCCAGCAGATGCGCGTCCGCGCCGTCTTCGACGAAGGCTGGCTGCTCAATCGCGGCAAAGTTTTTCCGCTCGCAGCCTACAAGGCGGCATAA
- a CDS encoding NAD-dependent formate dehydrogenase — protein sequence MAKILCVLYDDPVNGYPKSYARDGIPKIATYAGGQSVPSPKQIDFKPGALLGSVSGELGLRKFLESQGHTLVVTSDKDAKNSVFDRELPDAEIVISQPFWPAYLTAERIAKAKKLKLAITAGIGSDHVDLEAAVKHGITVAEVTYSNSISVAEHVVMMILAQVRNYIPSYKWVVDGGWNIADCVERAYDLEAMNVGTVGSGRIGLAVLRRLKPFDVKLHYTDRYRLPEAVEKELNLTYHPSVEALVRVCDVVTVNVPLHAETEHLFNDALIGKMKRGAYLINTARGNICDRDAVVRALKSGQLAGYAGDVWYPQPAPKNHPWRTMPHHGMTPHVSGTTLSAQARYAAGTREILECWFDKRPIRDDYLIVDGGKLAGAGAHSYSLRKSA from the coding sequence ATGGCAAAAATTCTCTGTGTGCTCTACGACGATCCGGTCAATGGATATCCGAAGTCCTATGCGCGAGACGGCATACCGAAAATCGCCACCTATGCCGGCGGTCAGAGCGTGCCGTCGCCGAAGCAGATCGACTTCAAGCCCGGCGCGCTTCTGGGGTCCGTTTCAGGCGAGCTGGGGCTGCGCAAATTCCTGGAGAGCCAGGGCCACACTCTGGTTGTCACGTCCGACAAGGATGCCAAGAACTCCGTCTTCGACCGCGAATTGCCCGATGCGGAGATCGTCATCTCGCAACCTTTCTGGCCGGCCTATCTGACGGCGGAACGCATTGCGAAAGCGAAGAAACTGAAGCTTGCGATCACTGCCGGCATCGGCTCGGATCACGTCGATCTCGAAGCCGCGGTCAAGCATGGCATCACGGTCGCCGAGGTTACCTATTCGAACAGCATCAGCGTCGCCGAACATGTGGTGATGATGATTCTGGCGCAGGTACGCAATTATATTCCCTCTTACAAATGGGTCGTGGACGGTGGCTGGAACATCGCCGATTGCGTTGAGCGCGCCTATGATCTCGAGGCAATGAATGTTGGCACCGTCGGCTCGGGACGCATCGGCCTTGCGGTTCTGCGGCGCTTGAAACCTTTCGATGTCAAGCTGCACTACACCGATCGCTATCGTTTGCCGGAGGCTGTCGAGAAGGAGCTGAACCTCACCTATCATCCGAGCGTCGAAGCTCTGGTGCGGGTCTGCGACGTCGTCACCGTCAATGTCCCACTCCATGCCGAGACGGAGCATCTCTTCAATGATGCGCTCATCGGCAAAATGAAGCGGGGTGCCTATCTCATCAACACCGCGCGCGGCAACATCTGCGATCGCGACGCTGTCGTCCGCGCCTTGAAGAGTGGCCAGCTCGCCGGCTATGCGGGCGATGTCTGGTATCCGCAGCCGGCGCCGAAGAACCATCCCTGGCGGACGATGCCGCATCACGGCATGACGCCGCATGTGTCGGGGACGACACTTTCTGCCCAGGCGCGCTACGCGGCGGGAACCCGCGAGATCTTGGAATGCTGGTTCGATAAGCGGCCGATCCGCGACGATTATCTCATCGTCGATGGCGGCAAGCTCGCCGGGGCAGGCGCGCATTCCTATAGTCTGCGTAAATCCGCTTAG
- a CDS encoding (Fe-S)-binding protein — translation MNPSSNEKPRVALFVTCLVDLFRPSVGFASAKLLEDAGCEVFVPVQTCCGQPAYNSGDRALAKALARQIIDSFASYDYVVVPSGSCAAMLAQHYPALFADDPNLSGRANQFAGKVHELASFLTDVRGIESVAATFTRQVTFHDSCSGLRELGISAQPRKLLESVAGLELVEMEECDTCCGFGGTFAIKFGEISAAIVERKAENIESSGAPVLLAGDLGCLMNMAGKLARDGSPIEVRHFAEVLAGMTQTPAICAAPPLPKPKP, via the coding sequence ATGAATCCATCCTCGAACGAAAAGCCGCGCGTCGCGCTCTTCGTCACCTGCCTAGTCGATCTATTCCGGCCTTCGGTCGGCTTCGCGAGCGCGAAATTGCTCGAAGATGCTGGCTGCGAGGTTTTCGTACCGGTCCAGACCTGCTGCGGCCAGCCGGCCTATAATTCCGGCGACCGCGCGCTGGCGAAGGCGCTGGCACGGCAGATCATCGACAGCTTCGCCTCTTACGATTATGTCGTCGTGCCCTCCGGCTCCTGTGCCGCCATGCTCGCCCAACATTATCCGGCGCTTTTCGCCGATGATCCAAACCTCTCGGGCCGCGCCAATCAATTCGCGGGGAAGGTGCATGAACTCGCGAGTTTCCTCACCGATGTTCGGGGCATCGAATCCGTTGCGGCGACATTCACGCGGCAAGTGACCTTCCATGATTCCTGTTCGGGTCTGCGCGAACTCGGCATCTCGGCGCAACCACGCAAATTGCTCGAAAGCGTGGCGGGCCTCGAACTCGTCGAAATGGAAGAATGCGACACGTGCTGCGGCTTCGGCGGCACCTTCGCGATCAAATTCGGCGAAATCTCCGCCGCCATCGTCGAAAGAAAGGCCGAGAATATCGAGTCCTCCGGCGCGCCGGTCCTACTCGCCGGCGATCTCGGTTGCCTCATGAACATGGCTGGAAAACTGGCCCGCGACGGCAGTCCTATCGAGGTTCGGCATTTCGCCGAAGTGCTCGCCGGCATGACACAGACGCCGGCTATCTGCGCCGCGCCACCCCTGCCGAAGCCGAAACCATGA